Genomic segment of Numida meleagris isolate 19003 breed g44 Domestic line unplaced genomic scaffold, NumMel1.0 unplaced_Scaffold363, whole genome shotgun sequence:
CCCCGTGTGGCGTGGTGACAGCGTTGTGTGGCCCCTGTCCCTCCCCCCAGACCTGGTGCCGCGGGACGTGGTGGCCGCGTGGCTGAAGTATCTCCGCGCCGAGTTCCCCACCGTGGCCTTCAAGGCGTCCACGCAGCAGCAGAGCCGCAACCTGGTAGGGAGCTGCCATCagtggggggcgggggggtggTCCCGTGTCACCCGGTGTCCCCTTGTCACCCGGTGTCCCCTTGTCACCCGGTGTCGCAGCGCTCCCGTGTTGCCTGGTGTCACCCAGCGTCCTCTCATCACCCAAGGAGTGTTCTCTTGACACCTGCTGTCCATTTATCACTCAGCGTCCTCTTGTCACTCGGTGTCCCCTTGTCACTCGGTGTCCCCTTGTCACTCGGTGTCCCTTGCTGTCCCAGCATCACCCACTGTCATTCGGTGGTGCCCTCTTGTCACCCACTCTCCCTTTGTCACTTGTTGTTCCTTTGTTACCTGTCCTATTGTCACCTGGCATTCTACTGTCCCCCAGTGTCAGTGTTCCCCTGTTGCCCATCTGTCACCCGGTGTTCTTTTGTCACCCAGTGTCATATTGTCTCTTGTTGTTCCCTTGTCACCTGATGTCCATTTATCACTCACTGTCCCCTTGTCACCCAGTGGTGTCATCTTGTCACCCACTGTCACCCAGCATTGTCCCCTTGTCACCCGGTGTTCTCTCCCCCCATGTCATCCCCTTGTCACCCAGCGTCCCGTTGTCACTTGGTGGTGTCCCCTTGTCACCTGGCATCCCTTTGTTACCTGATGCCCCCTCGTCACCCAGCCATGTCCCCTCACAGAAGCAGAGCCGGGTCCCGGTGACAGCAGCCCCGGAGGAGGTGTTGGCCGGCAGTGGTTGTGTGGGAGCCGACTGTTTGCTGCGGGTGTTGGCCAACTACAGCCGCTCACAGGAGGTGAAGACGGCCATCACTGTGGGCGTCGTGGGTGAGTGGGGCTTTAGGACCCCCCCCCCAGCATTTGGGGATCGCTCTGACCCCGTttccccccctgccccccagttCCCCACTCCTCTGACCCCTGTGTTCCCCCTGACCCCCAATTCCCCACTCCTCTGACCCCCCGTGTTCCCCTTGACCCCCAATTCCTCACTCCTTTGTCCCCTCATTCCACACCAGCTCCCAATTCCCCACCTTTTTGACCTCCAGTTCCCGCCCTTGACCCCCCAATTGCCCCATTGACCCCTAATTACCCCCCAACTTGACCCCCACTTTACCCCCCAGGGTACCCTAATGTGGGTAAGAGCAGCCTCATCAACAGCCTCAAGCGGAGCCGGGTGTGCGTGGTCGGGGCAGTGCCAGGGGTCACCAGGTAAAGCTCTATCACCCTAAGGGAGGGGCTGACACGACCCCCCCCCAAGGGAGGGGTCAATATAagcccctccctgccctcccagaTGCCTGCAGACGGTGCAGCTGGACCGCCACATCCAGCTCTTGGATTGCCCCGGCGTCGTCATGGAGACGGGAGCCCCCACCGCCGCTGCCCCACTCCGGGGGGCTCTGGCCCCACAGCGCCTGCGGGACCCCctgggccctgctgctgccatcctgcGGCGCTGCCCCCCCGAGCAGGTGGATTCAGCCCTATTGTAATCAGACCTGGGGGGGGCTCAACCCTATTTTGGGGGGGGTTGGGGGCCTCTGGGAGGGCTTGGGGTGTCTGAGGGGCTCTCAGCACCATTGCTGTGGGGTTTGAAGGTGTCTGGGTGttctcagctgcactgctgtgggGCTTAGGGGTGTCTGGGGGGGCCTCAGTGTCATTGCTGTTAGGCTTGGGGATGTTTTNNNNNNNNNNNNNNNNNNNNNNNNNNNNNNNNNNNNNNNNNNNNNNNNNNNNNNNNNNNNNNNNNNNNNNNNNNNNNNNNNNNNNNNNNNNNNNNNNNNNNNNNNNNNNNNNNNNNNNNNNNNNNNNNNNNNNNNNNNNNNNNNNNNNNNNNNNNNNNNNNNNNNNNNNNNNNNNNNNNNNNNNNNNNNNNNNNNNNNNNNNNNNNNNNNNNNNNNNNNNNNNNNNNNNNNNNNNNNNNNNNNNNNNNNNNNNNNNNNNNNNNNNNNNNNNNNNNNNNNNNNNNNNNNNNNNNNNNNNNNNNNNNNNNNNNNNNNNNNNNNNNNNNNNNNNNNNNNNNNNNNNNNNNNNNNNNNNNNNNNNNNNNNNNNNNNNNNNNNNNNNNNNNNNNNNNNNNNNNNNNNNNNNNNNNNNNNNNNNNNNNNNNNNNNNNNNNNNNNNNNNNNNNNNNNNNNNNNNNNNNNNNNNNNNNNNNNNNNNNNNNNNNNNNNNNNNNNNNNNNNNNNNNNNNNNNNNNNNNNNNNNNNNNNNNNNNNNNNNNNNNNNNNNNNNNNNNNNNNNNNNNNNNNNNNNNNNNNNNNNNNNNNNNNNNNNNNNNNNNNNNNNNNNNNNNNNNNNNNNNNNNNNNNNNNNNNNNNNNNNNNNNNNNNNNNNNNNNNNNNNNNNNNNNNNNNNNNNNNNNNNNNNNNNNNNNNNNNNNNNNNNNNNNNNNNNNNNNNNNNNNNNNNNNNNNNNNNNNNNNNNNNNNNNNNNNNNNNNNNNNNNNNNNNNNNNNNNNNNNNNNNNNNNNNNNNNNNNNNNNNNNNNNNNNNNNNNNNNNNNNNNNNNNNNNNNNNNNNNNNNNNNNNNNNNNNNNNNNNNNNNNNNNNNNNNNNNNNNNNNNNNNNNNNNNNNNNNNNNNNNNNNNNNNNNNNNNNNNNNNNNNNNNNNNNNNNNNNNNNNNNNNNNNNNNNNNNNNNNNNNNNNNNNNNNNNNNNNNNNNNNNNNNNNNNNNNNNNNNNNNNNNNNNNNNNNNNNNNNNNNNNNNNNNNNNNNNNNNNNNNNNNNNNNNNNNNNNNNNNNNNNNNNNNNNNNNNNNNNNNNNNNNNNNNNNNNNNNNNNNNNNNNNNNNNNNNNNNNNNNNNNNNCCCCCCTCCTTACACAAACACCCCCAGTTGTGACCATGTTCCCCAACCCCTTCCCCACCAGAAAAAATCGCCACCAAGCTCTCGGAGACGATGATGGCAGCCATGCAGTTCTGAGGACagagatttattatttttgtatgaaatgGTTAAAAAGCAGCTTCGGCAATAAAAATACACGTGGAGTCGGGGTGTCGGGGCAGTCTGGAGATGTGGGGTGGGGTCTCATGgctatggggggggggggggcagttACAGAGGGGTCCCCCGTTTCCTGAAGGGGGTTGGTGGGGCAGGCCAGCTCGTTTCAGCACTCCTAAAGTTGGTGGTGGCTTTGGGATCCCATGTCCCAGAGATGTGAGGACATTGGTGGCCGCGGGGTCCCCCCAAGTCCATGGGGTTGGTGGCAGCCATGACATCCCATCTCACACGTCCATAGAGTTGGTGGTGGCCTTGGGGTCACCCCAGAGTCCACAGGGGACACTGGTGGCCATGGGGGTGTCCCCTTGTGTCCCAGGTCTGGAGGTGGCCGTGGAatcccgccccccccccccccatagAGTCCCACATCTATGGGGCCAGCAGTGACAATCTCAGGCCGGTAGCAGAGAGGGGGACAGGAAATCCCCGTAGggcccccccagcagcaccggCACTTTGGAACGCGGGACCAACCAAcagcggccgggccgggctgtCCCCTGTGCCACCTGCAGCTCCTTTGTCACCAGCGTGGCCGTCACCATCACCTCACCCCGGGACAGCTGCGCCGTTCCCGGTGTCCCCTGTGGGGACAGCCGGATGCCCCGCAGGCAGCCTATGGGAAAGGGGACACGTGTCACCACGCTCCGGGAGACAAAGCCACCCCGTGGGGAGGAGGACAGCACTCACCCAGCAGCCCGCCGGCCCTCGGGGACAACCCGCTGCCGTTGGTGACATAGAAGCCGAGGTGGTCACGCTGCAGGGCGCTGGGTCGGCTGTAGCGGTGACGCAACACCAGGAATTCCAAGCCGGGACCCCATTGGAGGCGGAGGCGGCCCCCCGGCCCCAAAACCAGCATCACGGGGGGGAGACGGAGTTGGGtgggatgggagaagggcaggGAAAGGGGGGCACCCTCCCCGCTCACACGGACCCCAGCGAGGGTGACGGTGACGACGATGGTGTCCCCCGAAATGGTGACGGCGTTGAAAAAGGTGCGGGGACGTGATGGGGCGCTCGGCCAGGATGGGGCACTCACCAAGTGCCCATGGACCGTCAGCCCTAGAAAAtaggttggggggggggggggtggaaatGGGGTGAGCCCCCCCCAACTTagggggtgctgggggctcccCACAGCTTTGTGGGGGTCACACAGGTGTCCTCACCGAGCGATGTGTcagtcagcagctgcaggatgtCCCCGGGGCGACCGTCGAGGGTGAAGCAGAGGGGGTACGGTGTGCCCTGAATGTGGGCCACAAAGTGGGGGTCCCCATCCactgtggggggggggggggggcagaggggTCACTTGGGACCCCCTCTACCCCCTTTGGTACTCCCCCTTACCCTCCTGTGTCCCCCTACCCGAGGCAGAAAAGGTGAAGAACGTGGGGCTCGAGGAAGCTAGAGAAAAAGGGGAGACACAGGGGGGGGGGCTGCAGACCTCGCTTATGGGTGCtgtgcccccccacccccccactcCTGGGGCTCTTGGTATCTGTGCACCCCCCCCCCTTTTATCCAGTGTCCCTCAACTCACCTATGTCAACATCATGGGTAAGGTCTGGAAGAGAAATGAGTAATGGGAGGGGAGAGTGGGGGGCCATGGTgtgccctcctcctcccccatcCCCCCCTCCCAGATTTTAGGgatgtggggggggggggctgttACCTGCGGCATCTTCATCATCAGGGAGCCCTGGGTCAGGGAGGATGAAGTAGAAGTGAGAATGGGAGGGGAGAGGATTAGGCCACAAAAAGGGGGGAATTTAGGGTTCTATTGcgggggaggagaaggagcagagcccaCCTGTGGGTGTGAGGACGACGTAGACGGGGGGGTTAAGGGACTCCACGAATTCCTCACCCCCTGCCCCAGGTGCCAACAGCTCGGCCTcatctgtctgcagcagcaccgCATCCCCGGGGCCGCGGTGCAGGCTGGGACTCCCCCACGGCTCTGGGGGCACCCAGAGCTGGGGGGTGGGCTGCGGCTGCACAGTGGGTGGCACTGTGCTCCCCGGCACCGCGTGGTCCCCAAGATCTCCCCGCGCTGTAGCAGCGGCGGTGACAGCTCCACCCGGTGTCCCGGTGACGTCCGGTGTCACCGTGGCGCTGTTGGTGGTGATGCTCGGAGGGGATGTCAGTCCTCCGTCACCCGGTGTCACCACCACGAGGGAGGTGAAGGGGGTGACAAAGTGATAGCGGAGGGACAGCTCGGTGGCCTCGGTGGCGAGCCGGCGGCGTGTGGCCGTGTCGTTGGCGCCCAGCTGCGCCcgcagcagctcctggatgGTGACGTACGCCCACAACCGGCGGACGAAGCCACCGAGCAGCGCggcagggtgctggggacaGCCAGGTGGCAGCTCGGTGACGTTGGCCACCACCTCGGCGTCGGCATGGAGCTCACCCTCGTCGCCTTGTCCGGATGCTTGGATGCGGAGCCGCTCCGTGCCCGGTTCCAACCTCCCGGCCACCACCAGCTCAGAGCCTCGGAAATAACCGGGGAAAAGCTTTGGGGTGACGTGCCACGCGGTCGCGCCGGGGTAGGCGAGCTCCACGTCCCGCAGCAGCGGGCTGTCGATCTCCCGAAAAACGTCAGCGAGACGGATGGCGGCGTCGGCTTCCTCGGGGACGCGCTGCGCCGTTCCCCCGCTGGCGGCCGCGAGCCGGCGCAGAAGGGCAAAGTCGGCGTCGGCCCCGAAAGCCAGGCCAAAAAGGAGCGCGGCGGAAGGGGACAGGGCACGGCGGGCGTTGGAGAGGATGCGGGGGACGTCGGTCACCCCCGCGGTGGGCTCGCCGTCTGTCAGGAGGAGCAACAGCGGGACGTGGGGTTCCTCGGCCGGGTGGTGAAGGAGTGCGGCCGCCGCCTGTAGCGCGTGGTTGATGTCGGTCCCTGCGGGAACAGCGGGGCAGGAGGTGAAGGTGTGTGACAACACGGTGACACGTGAGTAATGTCCTCACAACCACGTGTGACAGCGCAGCAGTACTCACGTTGTACATACAGCGGTACTCACAACCATGTGTGACAATGCAGTGACGTGTTGTGCATCCAGTGGTACTCACAACCGCATAGGACAACACACTGACGCACTGTGCACACAGCGACACTCACTATGGTTTGCAACATGTGGTACTCACAACCGTCAGCCTGAAGGGCGTCGATGTAGCGGGTGGCACCGCGGATGAAGGACGCGGTGGCCGGGACGGAGCCGCCCTCCTGCCAGACACAGGCGGCCTCAGCGAAGGCGACGATGTTGAAGCGGTCGCGGGGACGCAGGTCACGGAGGATGGAGCGCATGGCCGCCTTGGTCTGCGGGTACAGGAGGAGTGAAAGCGGGGACACCGCAAGATACGGGGTCTGTGGGGTGTCCGAGCGCTACCTGCTTGATCTTGGTGCCCGACATGGAGCCGCTGACGTCGATTACGAAGACGATGTCCTTCGGGATGGGGGACAGCCCAGCGGGTGCGAAGAAGTGCACAAAGTGTCCGTCGTACAGCTAGAGGACAAACCGGGGCAGCTTGAGGACAGGCTCGCACCCATCCCACGGCGTCCCCATCCGTCCTCACCGCACCTCCACGTCCCCCGCGGCGTCACGCCGGGCCACGTCGTACTCCACCGCGAAATCACCGCTGACACCGAGAGCCGCCCGTTCCTGGGGGGTGGGTGCGAAGGCGACGCGGGCGCAGTGCGTCCCCTTCTCCACCCGGACGGACGGCAGCACCCGCCCTGTGCGGTGGAGGCGGTGGCATCAGGGCGCCGTCACCGGGGCGGAGGGGACCGTTGTCAGCGCGGCCGTACCTCCGAGCAGGGGCAGCACGCGGAGCTCGGCAATGCCGGCCCGCTCGGCGATGCTCAGCTCCACGCGGAGCTCCGCTGCGATGCGGCGGGGATGGAGGTGGACAGCGTAGCGGTACGTGCCCAAGCGTCGCCGCAACAGCTCCTCATAGCACAGCTCGAAAGATGCATCCCCGCCGGCTGCCACTGAGGCCATCACGCGGAAGCGCTGggtttccttctctctgtgtGGCAGGAGAGAAGCATTACGGCCGCCCTCGTGTGCCGACGCATCCTCCCTTCCTGGTGCTCACTTGGTGCCAACATGGGCTGCTGTCTTGCCCTGCTGCCGGGCTGCTTCGTACAGCTCCCGAGCGCAGCGCTTCTCCATCACCTCAGCCTGGTGGGCCTTGCCATCAACCATCCTGGTGGAGAACAAGGATTCACGCTGTGCACGGCTGCCTCTCATCACCCAACAAGGTGTCACAGGGGCCGTATTGACACacagcccttcctcctcctcctcctcctcctctttacATGGTGAAGTTGGTGATGAAGGCAGCAGGCGGCAGGTCCAGGTCGAAGGCAGCGTGGCGTGGCACAGGGTCAGGGttgtgcacagtgctgcacacaCAGGTGGAAGCATAGCGGGAAACAATGGTGGCACTCACTCCAAAGCTCGTCATCGGCAGCTGTGAGCGAGGGCAGCATCAGCACAACccctcccccagctcctcagctcAGCCCGCTTCCCCTAATTAACTCATTAATGCATCTGTGCTCACCTCTGGGCCGAGGGACAGGcctggggcaggcaggagcAAGGGCAGCAGGGAGTACCAAGCCCAGGTGCACCCCAGCTCCTCCATGTCAGCTCCTCCACTCACTTCACTCCTCACCCTTCCCCAAAGCAGCTCGCCCTcctccttattttctttcctttctatatttttttccgTTTTCCTTCATCCTACAAACGCTGCATTCACCAGAGACAAGCCGGGCTTGTCTGCAGGCTGTGGACTGGAGACACGCCAGGccctgcaaaaaaagaaataaaaacacaacgCCCAGAGGAACCTGGGactattttcttatttatttttctccccttgccttttttttttttttttttttttttaaagtatttcccCAAAAGCTTAGTGCGTTCACTGAGGAGAcagcagggaggggatgggCTGAGGGAGGGGAATAGGGGGTGGGaatttaggttaaaaaaaaaagaggcaaaggGGGGTACATTTGTCCTTAAAAGATCCCTGAACAGGAACCAATACAATTCTCCAGCTAccatatatataaataagtatatatagatagatatcTACCTATCTATATTTATATCTGGGGCAAGGAACTGAGAGCACTGTAATACTTTATTATGTAGAAAAGGGTTTGCATTCAGGCCCTGTATGAGTTTTTtgagtgctttttattttttttttccccacacaaaCTGTTATCCCCAAATGGAGTTTGGATGAAGGCCCCAAACATCCCCATTTTAGGAAGAGATTGCTGCCACCCCATTTAAATCTCATCTTTATCCCAACAgatgtgcttatttttttaatttaaatctcaCTTTTACCCCCTCCTAATATGCAACTTTAGCGCATTTTACAAGCAGCCAACAAGCAATCTCTTACTTCTCCCCTCGGCCCCATCACCACACGCTTACCTCACCTGTGGCAGAAATATTTCCCTTCACACtgcttttttccacttttttccccctaaccCGAACTGATTGTTTGAGCTTTGTTGCCCAATTTCTTAAGGTTGagcctctttctcttcttcccgCGGCGCGGCTCTCGGCCGCCATTTTGTCCCCTGAGGTAATTTCGGGCGAGCGCTTTTCCCGCTCTTTTTCAACACGCCGCAGGTGCGAGGCCGCGCGGAGCGCTGCGGGCGCGAGGCGGATGGGAGGGGCCACGGGGCGGCTCGACCAATCACAGCCCGAGGAGGTTACCCGTGGGGGCGCGGTTGGTTGGAG
This window contains:
- the ITIH6 gene encoding inter-alpha-trypsin inhibitor heavy chain H6 — translated: MEELGCTWAWYSLLPLLLPAPGLSLGPELPMTSFGVSATIVSRYASTCVCSTVHNPDPVPRHAAFDLDLPPAAFITNFTMMVDGKAHQAEVMEKRCARELYEAARQQGKTAAHVGTKEKETQRFRVMASVAAGGDASFELCYEELLRRRLGTYRYAVHLHPRRIAAELRVELSIAERAGIAELRVLPLLGGRVLPSVRVEKGTHCARVAFAPTPQERAALGVSGDFAVEYDVARRDAAGDVELYDGHFVHFFAPAGLSPIPKDIVFVIDVSGSMSGTKIKQTKAAMRSILRDLRPRDRFNIVAFAEAACVWQEGGSVPATASFIRGATRYIDALQADGWTDINHALQAAAALLHHPAEEPHVPLLLLLTDGEPTAGVTDVPRILSNARRALSPSAALLFGLAFGADADFALLRRLAAASGGTAQRVPEEADAAIRLADVFREIDSPLLRDVELAYPGATAWHVTPKLFPGYFRGSELVVAGRLEPGTERLRIQASGQGDEGELHADAEVVANVTELPPGCPQHPAALLGGFVRRLWAYVTIQELLRAQLGANDTATRRRLATEATELSLRYHFVTPFTSLVVVTPGDGGLTSPPSITTNSATVTPDVTGTPGGAVTAAATARGDLGDHAVPGSTVPPTVQPQPTPQLWVPPEPWGSPSLHRGPGDAVLLQTDEAELLAPGAGGEEFVESLNPPVYVVLTPTGLPDDEDAADLTHDVDIASSSPTFFTFSASVDGDPHFVAHIQGTPYPLCFTLDGRPGDILQLLTDTSLGLTVHGHLVSAPSWPSAPSRPRTFFNAVTISGDTIVVTVTLAGVRVSGEGAPLSLPFSHPTQLRLPPVMLVLGPGGRLRLQWGPGLEFLVLRHRYSRPSALQRDHLGFYVTNGSGLSPRAGGLLGCLRGIRLSPQGTPGTAQLSRGEVMVTATLVTKELQVAQGTARPGRCWLVPRSKVPVLLGGPYGDFLSPSLLPA